Proteins from a genomic interval of Equus quagga isolate Etosha38 chromosome 11, UCLA_HA_Equagga_1.0, whole genome shotgun sequence:
- the C1QBP gene encoding complement component 1 Q subcomponent-binding protein, mitochondrial, translating into MLPLLRCVPRALGSAVAGLRAAAPSPPLRQLLQPAPRPCGRPFGLLSVRAGSERRPGLLRPRGPCACGCGALHTEGDKAFVEFLSDEIKEEKKIQKHKSLPKMSGGWELEVNGTEAKLVRKVAGEKITVTFNINNSIPPTFDGEEEPSQGQKVEEQEPELTSTPNFVVEVIKNGGKKALVLDCHYPEDEVGQEEEDESDIFSIREVSFQSTGESEWKDTNYTLNTDSLDWALYDHLMDFLADRGVDNTFADELVELSTALEHQEYITFLEDLKGFVKSQ; encoded by the exons ATGCTGCCGCTGCTGCGCTGCGTGCCCCGCGCCCTCGGCTCCGCCGTCGCCGGCCTCCGCGCCGCCGCGCCCTCCCCGCCGCTCCGGCAGCTGCTGCAGCCCGCGCCGCGCCCGTGCGGCCGACCCTTCGGGCTGCTCAGCGTGCGCGCGGGGTCGGAGCGGCGGCCCGGCCTCCTGCGGCCTCGCGGGCCCTGCGCCTGCGGCTGCGGCGCGCTGCACACCGAGG GGGACAAAGCTTTTGTTGAATTCCTGAGTGATGAAattaaggaggaaaagaagatacAGAAGCATAAATCCCTCCCCAAGATGTCTGGAGGATGGGAGCTGGAAGTGAATGGGACAGAAGCCAAATTAGTACGGAAAGTTGCTGGAGAAAA gATCACTGTCACTTTCAATATTAACAACAGCATCCCACCAACATttgatggggaggaggagcccTCCCAAGGGCAGAAGGTTGAAGAACAGGAG CCTGAATTGACATCCACTCCCAATTTCGTGGTTGAAGTTATAAAGAATGGCGGCAAGAAGGCCCTTGTGCTGGACTGTCACTATCCAGAAGATGAG GTTGGACAAGAGGAGGAGGACGAGAGTGACATTTTCTCCATCAGGGAAGTGAGCTTTCAGTCCACAGGCGAGTCTGAATGGAAGGACACAAATTACACACTCAACACGGACTCCTTGGACTGG GCCTTATATGACCACCTAATGGATTTCCTTGCGGACCGAGGGGTGGACAACACTTTCGCAGATGAATTGGTGGAGCTCAGCACAGCCCTGGAGCACCAGGAGTACATTACTTTCCTCGAAGACCTCAAAGGTTTTGTCAAGAGCCAGTAG